Proteins encoded by one window of Arachis hypogaea cultivar Tifrunner chromosome 1, arahy.Tifrunner.gnm2.J5K5, whole genome shotgun sequence:
- the LOC112803513 gene encoding ACT domain-containing protein ACR8: MEWSACTDEYEKLVIRMSTPRVVIDNAVCSTATIVKVDSARKHGILLDAIQVLADLDLLIKKAYISSDGRWFMDVFHVTDQLGNKLTDESVLNYIEQSLGSIHNGKINSSNGFTALELTGTDRVGILSEVFAVLAELQCDVVEAKVWTHNGRIASLIYVRDCDSRSALEDYQKINKLEARLRNVLKGDNDIRSAKTSISNSVIHPERRLHQMMFADRDYERSRIFKFTPETPFVSVQNWAEKGYSVVNVQCKDRIKLMFDVVCNLTDMEYVVFHATINTKDDQAYLEFYIRHKDGTPISSEPERQRVIQCLQAAVERRANEGVRLELYAEDKQGLLAEVMRTFRENGMNVIRTEISTVGGVAANVFYVTDAMGYPADPKIIESVRQKIGLSNLKVKELPLLRQQKTKSEGDQPGGVGGAVLLSLGSLVRRNLYNLGLIKSCS; the protein is encoded by the exons ATGGAGTGGTCAGCTTGTACGGATGAATACGAGAAGCTTGTGATTCGGATGAGCACGCCTAG GGTCGTAATTGACAATGCCGTGTGCTCCACAGCTACTATAGTTAAG GTTGATAGCGCCAGAAAACATGGGATTTTGTTGGATGCAATACAAGTGCTCGCTGATTTGGACCTTTTGATTAAGAAGGCTTACATTTCCTCCGACGGAAGGTGGTTCATGGATG TTTTCCATGTTACAGACCAATTAGGAAACAAGTTAACGGATGAGAGCGTATTAAATTATATTGAACAG TCACTTGGGAGTATTCACAATGGTAAAATCAACAGCTCCAATGGTTTCACTGCCCTGGAATTAACAGGCACGGACCGTGTTGGTATTCTTTCGGAGGTGTTCGCTGTACTGGCTGAGCTGCAGTGCGATGTGGTTGAGGCAAAGGTTTGGACTCACAATGGCAGGATTGCCTCCCTGATCTATGTTAGAGACTGTGATTCCAGATCTGCTCTTGAGGACTATCAGAAGATTAATAAGCTTGAAGCACGTTTAAGAAATGTTTTGAAGGGTGACAATGACATTAGGAGTGCAAAAACTTCAATTTCTAATTCTGTCATACACCCGGAAAGAAGGCTACACCAGATGATGTTTGCTGACCGTGACTATGAAAGGAGTCGCATTTTCAAGTTTACCCCTGAGACACCATTTGTATCGGTGCAAAATTGGGCGGAAAAGGGTTACTCTGTTGTGAATGTTCAGTGCAAGGATCGAATTAAGCTAATGTTCGATGTTGTCTGCAATTTGACAGACATGgaatatgttgtgtttcatgCAACTATTAACACAAAAGATGATCAAGCTTACCTG GAGTTTTATATAAGGCATAAAGATGGCACTCCAATTAGTTCAGAACCAGAGCGCCAACGTGTGATTCAATGCTTGCAAGCTGCTGTGGAGAGAAGGGCAAATGAG GGTGTTAGGCTAGAGTTATATGCTGAAGACAAGCAGGGCCTTTTAGCAGAGGTTATGAGAACGTTCAGAGAGAATGGGATGAATGTGATTAGAACTGAAATATCTACCGTTGGGGGTGTGGCTGCAAATGTTTTCTATGTAACTGATGCAATGGGTTACCCAGCTGACCCAAAAATAATAGAATCTGTTAGGCAGAAAATTGGGTTAAGCAATTTAAAAGTGAAGGAGTTGCCTTTACTACGTCAACAGAAGACAAAGAGCGAAGGAGATCAACCAGGTGGAGTTGGTGGGGCAGTGTTATTGTCTCTTGGTAGCCTCGTGAGGAGGAATCTCTACAATTTGGGCTTAATCAAATCTTGTTCTTAA